The proteins below come from a single Ochotona princeps isolate mOchPri1 chromosome 13, mOchPri1.hap1, whole genome shotgun sequence genomic window:
- the LOC101527457 gene encoding interferon-induced protein with tetratricopeptide repeats 1B-like isoform X2: protein MSEESHGNLIKERLIQLRCHFTWELLIEDIEVPELENRILEEIQFLDTNYNAGIHNLLAYVKHLQGKNEDALECLEEGENLCQRDQADEPDVRSLVTWGNYAWVYYHMGRWEDTQKYLDKVQEICKRFEDSSCYRVECPEMDCVEGWALLKCGIKHYERAKACFQKALEVDPENPEFNTGYAIVTYRLDYSARCDICDGLSLPPLRKAISLNPQDGYLKALLALKLQNVGEEAEGEKYLEEALSHGSSQTYVFRHAAKFYRRQGHPDKALGYLEEALKATPKSASLHHQMGLCYRKQMMQIKNSTNRQPQDQSRRDVDRLIRLAIDKFQKATTLKPTFEMAYVDLAQMHAEIGQCGEAEEHFQKALSIRNIEDHILQDIHYHYGRFQQYCRKSEDKAITQYLKGLKIEKMSYAREKLLKALQRVAERWDCQEIRVVEAKSLLGLIHKLRGELKEALLCYEEALRLAADLNAMF from the exons ATGAG TGAGGAATCCCATGGAAATCTGATTAAAGAGAGACTGATTCAGTTGAGATGTCACTTTACTTGGGAACTGCTCATTGAAGACATTGAAGTGCCAGAGTTAGAAAATCGGATCTTGGAAGAGATTCAATTTTTAGACACCAACTACAATGCGGGAATTCACAACTTATTGGCCTATGTGAAACACCTACAAGGCAAGAATGAGGATGCCCTGGAGTGCCTGGAAGAAGGTGAAAATTTGTGTCAGAGAGACCAAGCTGATGAACCAGATGTGAGAAGCCTGGTGACCTGGGGCAACTATGCCTGGGTGTATTACCACATGGGCAGATGGGAAGACACACAGAAGTACCTGGACAAGGTGCAGGAGATTTGCAAGAGGTTTGAAGATTCTTCCTGCTATAGAGTGGAGTGTCCTGAGATGGACTGTGTGGAAGGATGGGCCTTGCTGAAGTGTGGAATAAAGCACTATGAACGGGCCAAGGCCTGCTTTCAAAAGGCTCTGGAAGTGGACCCTGAGAACCCAGAATTCAACACCGGCTATGCAATTGTCACCTACCGCCTGGATTACTCAGCCAGATGCGATATCTGTGATGGCTTGTCCCTTCCTCCCCTCAGAAAGGCCATCAGCCTCAACCCACAAGATGGGTACCTGAAAGCTCTCCTTGCTCTGAAGCTGCAGAATGTGGGagaggaagcagaaggagaaaaGTACCTTGAAGAAGCTCTGAGCCATGGGTCCTCACAGACCTATGTGTTCCGACACGCAGCCAAGTTTTACCGCAGACAGGGTCATCCAGATAAGGCTCTGGGGTATTTAGAAGAGGCCTTGAAGGCAACACCCAAGTCTGCTTCTCTTCATCACCAGATGGGACTTTGCTACAGGAAACAAATGATGCAAATAAAGAATTCTACCAACAGGCAGCCTCAAGATCAGAGTAGAAGAGATGTGGACAGACTGATTCGATTAGCTATAGACAAATTTCAAAAGGCTACAACACTAAAACCCACATTTGAAATGGCCTATGTTGACCTCGCTCAGATGCATGCAGAAATAGGCCAGTGCGGAGAGGCTGAGGAACATTTTCAGAAAGCACTAAGCATCAGAAACATCGAGGATCACATCCTGCAAGACATTCATTACCACTATGGCCGATTCCAACAGTATTGTAGGAAATCTGAAGACAAAGCAATCACTCAGTATTTAAAAggcttaaaaatagaaaagatgtcCTATGCCAGGGAAAAACTCCTCAAGGCTTTACAGAGAGTGGCAGAAAGATGGGATTGCCAGGAGATACGAGTTGTAGAAGCCAAAAGCCTCCTTGGGCTCATTCACAAATTGAGAGGGGAGCTGAAGGAGGCCTTGCTGTGTTATGAGGAGGCTCTGAGGCTGGCTGCTGACCTCAATGCCATGTTCTGA
- the LOC101527457 gene encoding interferon-induced protein with tetratricopeptide repeats 1B-like isoform X1: MASSEESHGNLIKERLIQLRCHFTWELLIEDIEVPELENRILEEIQFLDTNYNAGIHNLLAYVKHLQGKNEDALECLEEGENLCQRDQADEPDVRSLVTWGNYAWVYYHMGRWEDTQKYLDKVQEICKRFEDSSCYRVECPEMDCVEGWALLKCGIKHYERAKACFQKALEVDPENPEFNTGYAIVTYRLDYSARCDICDGLSLPPLRKAISLNPQDGYLKALLALKLQNVGEEAEGEKYLEEALSHGSSQTYVFRHAAKFYRRQGHPDKALGYLEEALKATPKSASLHHQMGLCYRKQMMQIKNSTNRQPQDQSRRDVDRLIRLAIDKFQKATTLKPTFEMAYVDLAQMHAEIGQCGEAEEHFQKALSIRNIEDHILQDIHYHYGRFQQYCRKSEDKAITQYLKGLKIEKMSYAREKLLKALQRVAERWDCQEIRVVEAKSLLGLIHKLRGELKEALLCYEEALRLAADLNAMF, from the exons ATGGCATCTAG TGAGGAATCCCATGGAAATCTGATTAAAGAGAGACTGATTCAGTTGAGATGTCACTTTACTTGGGAACTGCTCATTGAAGACATTGAAGTGCCAGAGTTAGAAAATCGGATCTTGGAAGAGATTCAATTTTTAGACACCAACTACAATGCGGGAATTCACAACTTATTGGCCTATGTGAAACACCTACAAGGCAAGAATGAGGATGCCCTGGAGTGCCTGGAAGAAGGTGAAAATTTGTGTCAGAGAGACCAAGCTGATGAACCAGATGTGAGAAGCCTGGTGACCTGGGGCAACTATGCCTGGGTGTATTACCACATGGGCAGATGGGAAGACACACAGAAGTACCTGGACAAGGTGCAGGAGATTTGCAAGAGGTTTGAAGATTCTTCCTGCTATAGAGTGGAGTGTCCTGAGATGGACTGTGTGGAAGGATGGGCCTTGCTGAAGTGTGGAATAAAGCACTATGAACGGGCCAAGGCCTGCTTTCAAAAGGCTCTGGAAGTGGACCCTGAGAACCCAGAATTCAACACCGGCTATGCAATTGTCACCTACCGCCTGGATTACTCAGCCAGATGCGATATCTGTGATGGCTTGTCCCTTCCTCCCCTCAGAAAGGCCATCAGCCTCAACCCACAAGATGGGTACCTGAAAGCTCTCCTTGCTCTGAAGCTGCAGAATGTGGGagaggaagcagaaggagaaaaGTACCTTGAAGAAGCTCTGAGCCATGGGTCCTCACAGACCTATGTGTTCCGACACGCAGCCAAGTTTTACCGCAGACAGGGTCATCCAGATAAGGCTCTGGGGTATTTAGAAGAGGCCTTGAAGGCAACACCCAAGTCTGCTTCTCTTCATCACCAGATGGGACTTTGCTACAGGAAACAAATGATGCAAATAAAGAATTCTACCAACAGGCAGCCTCAAGATCAGAGTAGAAGAGATGTGGACAGACTGATTCGATTAGCTATAGACAAATTTCAAAAGGCTACAACACTAAAACCCACATTTGAAATGGCCTATGTTGACCTCGCTCAGATGCATGCAGAAATAGGCCAGTGCGGAGAGGCTGAGGAACATTTTCAGAAAGCACTAAGCATCAGAAACATCGAGGATCACATCCTGCAAGACATTCATTACCACTATGGCCGATTCCAACAGTATTGTAGGAAATCTGAAGACAAAGCAATCACTCAGTATTTAAAAggcttaaaaatagaaaagatgtcCTATGCCAGGGAAAAACTCCTCAAGGCTTTACAGAGAGTGGCAGAAAGATGGGATTGCCAGGAGATACGAGTTGTAGAAGCCAAAAGCCTCCTTGGGCTCATTCACAAATTGAGAGGGGAGCTGAAGGAGGCCTTGCTGTGTTATGAGGAGGCTCTGAGGCTGGCTGCTGACCTCAATGCCATGTTCTGA